TTTCTTCAGAAGTAAAGAGTACGAAGAGTTCTTCGATTTCATGGATCAAAAGGGAGGATTTTATTATGAAAGATGGGGTGATGCACCAATACATACAATTGCTGCATCTCTACTATTGAACACTAGTGAAGTGATACATTTCGATGAATTGGGCTACAGACATGAACCATATCTCTCCTGCCCGAGATCTCTGGGTATACAATTACAACAAAGATGCCTGTGTGATGTAAACTCCGATGTCAATTTGGACATTTCATTGGCAAGTTGTCTACCTAGATGGTGGAGGAACGGGTCTGGCAAAACGTTTGTTAAACCCAAACAATTTACAGATTAATcgcattttttttaccttTAAGATTTACAAGTGATATATAGAGTAagcattttcttttttttaccaCAGCATATTATGCTCCCGGACTACAATGACAGAGGATAAgcaatatataaataaatgtTCCAAGCCTCAGGTCATCACCATTTCATGGATCGCTTAACCAAGGTCAGACCTCAGAAGTAACCTCAAACAGCAATGGTTTTAAAGTTGGAGACTGGCCGATGAGACGTATCCCAACGGTCCAGATAAAGTTCTATCTTTGAAAAcacataaaaaaagaactcACATCAATTCTAATGAggaaagaaacaaaaatacttGCTAATTATTTTGTGTAGGTGACCAGGTCGGATAAACAGGGtagaattgaaaataaatgtTCTATCTGCATTGAAATCCAGTGTCTTCAATGATAAATAAGTCAAGCCTGCACATAATAACTAACTCAAAGCGCATCCTTATCTCTAACATCCACACTGGAAAAGACATGAATCCTTGGTAATTTTAGATAGACATGACAAGAACTAAAACCGAAAATAAAGTAGGAAATTATAACTTGTTGACTTTGCAACGAGCTCTATTTatacaaattttttctcttcagGAAGAAACATATAACGtaatatatgatatattattttcaagtGAATAAAAATGCAAAGAATAGGCAAGCAAAAGTATAAGCTGTATTTTATGTTGGAGCAAATATACTGAGGGATAATAAGCTGggatatatataaattaaaCAAAGATATTACCCTTCCAAGCCCTATCCGAACAATCAAAATGAGCAAAAGCAATCCGTTGCTTGCTAACTTGAAGGCTTTTAAGAGCAAGGTCAAATCAGCTCCTGTGCTCGGAGTACCAAGGTCCAACAGCAATAGTCGAGCCAACAGTAACACTAGTGTTAACAACAGTGACAATATAGTTGAGATCAaggatgaggatgataCTAGCGCCACAcccaagaaaagaaacagagCTGCCACTGAGGATGAAGTTGATCtaattgatgatgatagtGATTATGACAGTTCACCATCAAAACGTGTAAAACCTGGTTCTTTAGCTGCTGCTGCCTTGCAAGCCAGTCAGGCTGATATATCTAAGAGTCATGATTCATCTAAACTTTTATGGGCCACAGAGTACATTCAAAAGAAGGGTAAACCTGTACCGTTAACTGAACTTATGGACTATCTCTCCATGAAGAGAGACGATAAGGTGATAGGCCTTCTGAAAAAACTAGAGCGGATAGAGTttgatgagaagaagagcACATTCAAATATCTATCGACTTATGACGTACATTCTGCGCAGGAGTTATTGACACTGCTAAAGAACCAAGTCACATTCAAAGGTATTTCATTCAAGGATTTGAAAGATGGTTGGCCGCAGTGTGAAGAGACCATCAATGATCTAGAGGAAGAGAGCCAAATACTGGTCTTGAGAACCAAAAAGGACAAGACACCACGTTATGTCTGGTACAACCGTGGTGGTAATCTAAATTGCATCGACGAAGAATTCGTGAAAGTCTGGGAGAATGTCCAACTGCCACAGTTCACCGAGCTGCCAAGAAAGCTGCAAGAACTAGGTTTAAAACCTGCTAGCATCGACCCATCCTCTGTCAAGAGACAAACTACAAGAGTTGAagtcaagaagaagagaaacaGAAGAGGTAAGATCACGAACACACACATGGCTGGTATCCTAAAGGACTACTCGAACAAAGcataaaatagaaacaCTATTATCTTAAATAATTACATATCATTGCGCAATGAAACGACTAGTATATTGATCCATATGCTTTACCATTATAGGTAATGACGAGGAAACCCTAATCATCAATGACCTAAGACGTTCATATGGTGCGATACCCAAATCACTATGTACACACAGCACTTTTCCACGAGGTTCTGCAGATACAGTTTACACAACCCTAAACGTATACAGTGACACAAATGTATCTTTTTCATGCTTTTCAGAAGCCATTGGCTGTGAAATTGCGCAGAGAGAAACTCGAGTTTTTCTATGTGCTTCTAGCTGAGAagagaaaatttttttttcttcagtCGTTTTGCGATGCCCTCTAGTATTTGgaaaagtataaaaggGCATCGGTACTTCAATTTATGTAGTATATTGTTAAAGTATAGTTATTTTATCTTGCAGTGTTTTACATATGTTAAATTACAAGATAAGTAAGGACTTTGATTTATGAGCTATCATGGATCAAGTTCTTCTGTTCTTAACAGATGCATAGCGTGTATGCTGTGTGAATAGggaattttgtttttgactTTTAAATACTTCTCAAGGTTGAGAAGTGTCCGGGGAATTACTTCCcatgatatttttttttctagtTGCTTTGATGAAAACGGTAATCTTCTTTCCCAGTCCGATTCGACCATGACGATCAGGGTTTCTACCACGTCCATCTTTCTCTGACTTGACTCTCTCTTCTCTTCGGAGGATTGGGAGGATAGGATGGGATTGTGAGGACTTTTCTTGCCAGTGTATTACGTATACACAACAAAGACTCTGAGCATTCTAACtagaaaaaagaatataacTTTTCCCAGGACAAAGTTGAAAATAGAACTCTAACACACAGATCTATTGTCTGCTAAGAACAAACAAATTATAGATTACGATGATGAAAATTCGGTTCCTTACATTCGCAGTTTCCACGGTAGGAGTACGCCTTACGAACCCATCGTTAGTACTTTTCGGTGACCGCCTCTTTACGAGACCTTCCTAGGATGTCTGAGTAATCTATAAAAAATCTTGGTtttgtaaaaaaaattgtagaAATGCTATTGAATCATTAATATCTAGTCAGGATAACATACTATTTATAATATTCCAAATGGCTTTGGTTGCCAATCGTCATGACTATCCCAATTAAACGTCTCAATGGATGGGGGTTTGACACTTTCCTTTGATTTTAAATTCAACAATCTCTGCTTAAGTTTCTGTAGGTCATCGCTAAGCTCATTGTTATGCACCGATGCttcttttgctttctttACTACAGCTTTTGCTTTAGCACCATACATGCTGAACTGTTTTTCCTCCTCTAACATCACATGCGATTTAAGATAATCCGCCACTAATTGAT
This is a stretch of genomic DNA from Nakaseomyces glabratus chromosome M, complete sequence. It encodes these proteins:
- the TFA2 gene encoding transcription factor TFIIE subunit TFA2 (CAGL0M05863g~Ortholog(s) have RNA polymerase II core binding, TFIIH-class transcription factor binding, single-stranded DNA binding activity and role in transcription from RNA polymerase II promoter) — protein: MSKSNPLLANLKAFKSKVKSAPVLGVPRSNSNSRANSNTSVNNSDNIVEIKDEDDTSATPKKRNRAATEDEVDLIDDDSDYDSSPSKRVKPGSLAAAALQASQADISKSHDSSKLLWATEYIQKKGKPVPLTELMDYLSMKRDDKVIGLLKKLERIEFDEKKSTFKYLSTYDVHSAQELLTLLKNQVTFKGISFKDLKDGWPQCEETINDLEEESQILVLRTKKDKTPRYVWYNRGGNLNCIDEEFVKVWENVQLPQFTELPRKLQELGLKPASIDPSSVKRQTTRVEVKKKRNRRGKITNTHMAGILKDYSNKA